The nucleotide sequence GAGCTGGCGATGCAGAATAACGAGACGACCCTGTGGGTTTCTTCCGAAGGCGGAGACGTCTACTCGATGCCCTATCCGCTCACGCCGAGTACGATACCGACGGTATACGAGCACACCTACGCTTTCTCAAACGGAGTCGCCGTCACTCACTAGTGGAGAAAGCCGATGGCTGCAACGGGGGCCGCAGCAAGCTTCAACGCCCTTGCCGGGTGGCGCGGAGTCGCAGCGTGCGATTCGCGCCGAGTGCGGTTGCTCGACAGATCGTCGTAAATTTTAGTTCCAGCTCAAGACGACGAGCCCATCGGCGCTTTTTGCTTTTCCCCAGCCCGTCCACATGCGGGATGTGATTGCATTGAGCTCGACGTACGAAGATCCGCCGCCGCCGCCACCGCTTTGGGCGCTACTATCACTGTTGCCGCCGCCACCGCCGCCGCCGCCGTAATACCCGCCACCGCCGCCGCCGCCCCCAAGTCCCAAGTATTGGGAACCGGTGTGCGCACCATTTCCGCCGTTGCCGCCGAGGCCCAGCGCTCCGTTGCCGCCAGCCTGGCCGTTTCCAGTGCCGCCTCCACCCGAACCGCCGGCACCCTGCGTGCCGCCGCCACCACCGTTAAAAACGTAGCCTCCCGGCTTACCGTCCAAGCCACCGCCGGCGCCTCCCCAGGCATCGCAGTAGCCGTAATAGACGTACTCGTCGCCGGCGCCCCCGCCGCCTGCGGCCACGATAATGCGATCTTTTAGCCTATCGCCACGCATGCGAACGTCAGATGCACCACCCCCGCCATACCCGTGGCCGTATCGCCCGGTGCCGCCAGCGCCACCGCCGTTGAATCCGCTTCGGCCACCGACGAAAATGGAGAGCTTATCGCCAGGGCGCACGGGGATGACCGCGTAAACTCGGCCCGGAAGGCCGAAGCAGCGCCTGTGAAAGAAGGCGTCTTGCTCGCCCTCAGCGCCGTGAGCAACCACGGTAAGTCGTGTGACACCTGCGGGGACGATGAACCTTTGCTTCCTGCCGGTGTAATGGAAGATTCTACTATTGGACGCGCCGGCATCGCGGATCGCGCTATCGGTAGCTCGAATCGGCATCGACGATCCGCAGGCACTGAGCAATGCCGCTGCCACGCTCATGCTCAAAGCGCAACGGCTAATCTCCAAACCTCGCATGTTCTGCCTCCCTAAAGCCCCAAGAGGTTTCCAGTGCGTTCGACGTTCGCATTTCGATTCTTCGCCGTTGCATTGTCATTGCTCTAAATCGTGATGCTAAACGCCTTCGATGTTAAGTTCACCGGAGACGGTAGCGCGTGGGGTTGCTCGACAGATCGAGGTAAATTTCAGTTCCAGCTGAAGACGACGAGCCCATCGGCGCTCTTTGCTTTCCGCCAACCCTCAACGTACGATGATCCGCCGCCGGCGCCGCCTCCTGCGCCGCCGTAGTATCCGGCCGCCGCCCCGCCCGCGAGGCCGCATCGCGCTAAGCGATCACCGCTGCTCGCAAGGCCTCGCAATGCCTCGCAGCCGCGCCCGTACGCAACGCTAGCATGGACCGCATGCGAGCTGTGCGGCGAGCCGGTACTCAAACGCAGGCGCCGGCACTGCGAGGCGTGCATGCGAAAGCGCGGCGCGAGCATGGCCTCCGCGCATCGCCGCAATCGCTGTTGGGCGCGCGAGCATCCAGGCCAGCGCGACGAGGCATGGTTCAAGCGCGAGATTGCACAGAAGCTCGACGGATTTACGCTTGCGGAGATCGCGGCCGTGACACGCTTATCGCTTGCGGCTTGCTCGCGCATCCGGGCTGGCACAAGAGTACCACATGCCAGGCATTGGGAGGTCTTGCACAAGCTCGTAGCGCGATGCTCCGCCGCGCGAGCCGACGGTAGGCGTGCAGAAGAGGCCGGTGAGGTGCGACGCGGCTCAGCCGACAACCCGAAATGCCGTTGTTTATGCCAGATTATCCCCTAGGTCTTAGTACCAGGGGTTAAACATCCCAGAGTAACTCTGTGGCTCGTCTGCAATCTTTTCCTTGGCTGAGCCGTCGATCAACGTCTGAATTTTCCCGAACAGATTGTTGATCTGATTCAAGTCA is from Candidatus Binatia bacterium and encodes:
- a CDS encoding glycine-rich protein; the protein is MSVAAALLSACGSSMPIRATDSAIRDAGASNSRIFHYTGRKQRFIVPAGVTRLTVVAHGAEGEQDAFFHRRCFGLPGRVYAVIPVRPGDKLSIFVGGRSGFNGGGAGGTGRYGHGYGGGGASDVRMRGDRLKDRIIVAAGGGGAGDEYVYYGYCDAWGGAGGGLDGKPGGYVFNGGGGGTQGAGGSGGGGTGNGQAGGNGALGLGGNGGNGAHTGSQYLGLGGGGGGGGYYGGGGGGGGNSDSSAQSGGGGGGSSYVELNAITSRMWTGWGKAKSADGLVVLSWN